The following are encoded in a window of Apteryx mantelli isolate bAptMan1 chromosome 17, bAptMan1.hap1, whole genome shotgun sequence genomic DNA:
- the YWHAH gene encoding 14-3-3 protein eta isoform X3 yields the protein MQELHQFPVTELNEPLSNEDRNLLSVAYKNVVGARRSSWRVISSIEQKTMADGNEKKLEKVKAYREKIEKELETVCNDVLALLDKYLIKNCNDFQYESKVFYLKMKGDYYRYLAEVAAGEKKNSVVEASEAAYKEAFEISKEHMQPTHPIRLGLALNFSVFYYEIQNAPEQACLLAKQAFDDAIAELDTLNEDSYKDSTLIMQLLRDNLTLWTSDQQDEEAGEGNN from the exons atgcaagaacTGCACCAGTTTCCA GTAACTGAGCTGAATGAGCCTCTCTCAAATGAGGATAGAAACCTGCTGTCTGTAGCCTACAAGAATGTAGTTGGAGCTAGACGATCTTCTTGGCGTGTCATCAGCAGCATAGAGCAGAAGACTATGGCGGATGGGAATGAGAAGAAATTGGAAAAGGTTAAAGCCTATAGGGAGAAGATAGAAAAGGAGCTTGAGACGGTCTGCAATGATGTTTTGGCCCTCCTAGATAAGTACTTGATCAAGAACTGCAATGACTTCCAGTATGAGAGCAAGGTCTTTTATCTGAAAATGAAAGGAGATTACTACCGCTATTTGGCAGAAGTTGCTGCTGGAGAGAAGAAGAACAGTGTTGTGGAAGCCTCAGAAGCTGCCTATAAAGAGGCTTTTGAAATCAGCAAAGAGCACATGCAACCCACTCACCCAATTAGGCTGGGGCTGGCACTCAATTTCTCAGTGTTCTACTATGAAATCCAGAATGCTCCTGAGCAGGCCTGCCTTTTAGCCAAACAAGCCTTTGATGATGCCATAGCTGAGCTGGACACTCTAAATGAGGATTCCTACAAGGACTCCACTCTCATCATGCAGTTACTTCGAGATAACCTCACTCTGTGGACGAGTGACCAGCAAGATGAAGAAGCAGGAGAGGGCAATAATTAG
- the YWHAH gene encoding 14-3-3 protein eta isoform X2 codes for MNTEMCLNHKVTELNEPLSNEDRNLLSVAYKNVVGARRSSWRVISSIEQKTMADGNEKKLEKVKAYREKIEKELETVCNDVLALLDKYLIKNCNDFQYESKVFYLKMKGDYYRYLAEVAAGEKKNSVVEASEAAYKEAFEISKEHMQPTHPIRLGLALNFSVFYYEIQNAPEQACLLAKQAFDDAIAELDTLNEDSYKDSTLIMQLLRDNLTLWTSDQQDEEAGEGNN; via the coding sequence GTAACTGAGCTGAATGAGCCTCTCTCAAATGAGGATAGAAACCTGCTGTCTGTAGCCTACAAGAATGTAGTTGGAGCTAGACGATCTTCTTGGCGTGTCATCAGCAGCATAGAGCAGAAGACTATGGCGGATGGGAATGAGAAGAAATTGGAAAAGGTTAAAGCCTATAGGGAGAAGATAGAAAAGGAGCTTGAGACGGTCTGCAATGATGTTTTGGCCCTCCTAGATAAGTACTTGATCAAGAACTGCAATGACTTCCAGTATGAGAGCAAGGTCTTTTATCTGAAAATGAAAGGAGATTACTACCGCTATTTGGCAGAAGTTGCTGCTGGAGAGAAGAAGAACAGTGTTGTGGAAGCCTCAGAAGCTGCCTATAAAGAGGCTTTTGAAATCAGCAAAGAGCACATGCAACCCACTCACCCAATTAGGCTGGGGCTGGCACTCAATTTCTCAGTGTTCTACTATGAAATCCAGAATGCTCCTGAGCAGGCCTGCCTTTTAGCCAAACAAGCCTTTGATGATGCCATAGCTGAGCTGGACACTCTAAATGAGGATTCCTACAAGGACTCCACTCTCATCATGCAGTTACTTCGAGATAACCTCACTCTGTGGACGAGTGACCAGCAAGATGAAGAAGCAGGAGAGGGCAATAATTAG